A window from Leptotrichia sp. oral taxon 215 str. W9775 encodes these proteins:
- a CDS encoding AzlD domain-containing protein: MSEILLIQLLIITALITLSFKLLPLFVKLPENNPFVNKFFEALPYTVLVLLIFPDIFTSTGTGVFGLIKVFAGIGVIVYFSLKKMGLGGVILVSMVTILAFDIVKLIFKM; encoded by the coding sequence ATGAGTGAAATTTTATTAATTCAATTACTTATAATAACGGCATTAATAACTTTGTCGTTTAAATTGTTGCCGTTGTTTGTAAAATTACCTGAAAATAATCCGTTTGTAAATAAATTTTTTGAGGCATTACCATATACAGTTTTAGTCCTTCTTATTTTTCCTGATATATTTACTTCAACAGGAACGGGAGTATTTGGGCTCATTAAAGTTTTTGCAGGAATAGGTGTAATTGTATATTTTTCATTGAAAAAAATGGGGCTTGGAGGAGTAATACTTGTATCGATGGTTACAATTCTTGCCTTTGACATTGTAAAGCTGATATTTAAAATGTAA
- a CDS encoding homoserine dehydrogenase — translation MKIGIIGLGTVGEGVLKVLTKEKHSIFEKSQADIEVKYACDLNITRDFSFEFDKSILIDDYKKILEDSEIKLVVELIGGETLAKDIIIQAFKSKKSVVTANKALIAKHGVELFQIAKENGVSFLFEAAVGGGIPIVTPLMESLVANTVTEIKGIMNGTSNYILTKMKEENLSFDEALSIASAKGYAEADPTYDVDGIDAGHKINILASLAYGGSIKFKDMQISGIREINTLDIFSANQLNSTIKLIASSKLVSEDSAQISVEPVIISNNEILAKVDDVYNAIETIGSYTGRTLFYGKGAGMDPTASAVVADIVKIATRNHIESDYFFNSTKIINIIDSNAVKDNYYIRVSNDFNIEKSPFEIYNKIDNFFIILAENISRNEINEYLKDAQEKLVLKIIK, via the coding sequence ATGAAAATAGGAATAATAGGATTGGGGACAGTTGGTGAAGGTGTCTTAAAGGTTTTAACTAAAGAAAAACATAGTATTTTTGAAAAATCTCAGGCTGATATTGAAGTAAAATATGCCTGTGACTTAAATATAACTAGGGATTTTTCCTTTGAATTTGACAAGTCAATTCTTATTGACGATTATAAGAAAATATTGGAAGATTCTGAAATTAAACTTGTTGTTGAACTGATAGGTGGAGAAACACTCGCAAAAGATATTATTATCCAGGCATTTAAATCTAAAAAAAGTGTTGTTACTGCAAATAAAGCCCTAATTGCTAAACATGGTGTGGAATTATTTCAGATAGCTAAAGAAAATGGTGTTTCATTCTTATTTGAAGCTGCTGTTGGTGGAGGAATTCCTATAGTTACACCTTTAATGGAAAGTTTAGTTGCAAATACTGTAACTGAAATAAAAGGTATTATGAATGGTACTTCAAATTACATACTTACAAAAATGAAAGAAGAAAATCTATCTTTTGATGAAGCTCTTTCAATTGCATCGGCAAAAGGATATGCAGAAGCTGATCCAACTTATGATGTTGATGGAATAGATGCAGGACACAAAATAAACATTCTTGCATCACTTGCTTATGGTGGTTCTATTAAATTCAAGGATATGCAAATTTCAGGAATCAGGGAAATCAACACACTTGATATTTTCTCAGCAAATCAGTTAAATTCTACAATAAAGCTGATTGCAAGCTCAAAACTGGTTTCAGAAGATTCTGCACAAATTTCTGTAGAGCCGGTTATTATTTCAAACAATGAAATACTTGCAAAAGTAGATGATGTTTACAATGCAATTGAAACAATTGGTTCATATACAGGAAGAACTTTATTCTATGGAAAAGGTGCAGGAATGGATCCTACAGCATCTGCCGTTGTTGCTGATATTGTAAAAATAGCTACAAGAAATCATATTGAATCTGACTACTTCTTTAATTCTACAAAAATAATCAATATAATAGATTCAAATGCTGTAAAGGATAATTATTATATAAGAGTTTCTAATGATTTCAATATAGAAAAATCACCTTTTGAAATTTATAACAAAATTGATAATTTCTTTATCATTTTAGCTGAAAATATTTCAAGAAATGAAATAAATGAGTATTTAAAAGATGCACAGGAAAAACTTGTATTAAAAATAATTAAGTAA
- a CDS encoding 4Fe-4S binding protein yields the protein MAFSIEKETCIACGACEGVCPVEAISEAEGKYEIDAATCIDCGACEGVCPVEAISQAN from the coding sequence ATGGCATTTTCAATAGAAAAAGAAACTTGTATAGCTTGTGGAGCATGTGAAGGAGTTTGTCCAGTAGAAGCAATTTCTGAAGCAGAAGGAAAATATGAAATCGATGCGGCAACTTGTATTGATTGTGGAGCATGCGAAGGTGTATGTCCAGTAGAAGCTATATCACAAGCTAACTAA
- a CDS encoding aspartate kinase, with product MALIIQKYGGTSVADAVRVKEVAKRVLKYKNEGHDVIVVVSAPAGTTDSLIRRAYELSETPSKRELDMLLTSGEQISIASLAIAIEDLGKKAVSLNAFQVDFKTTDEHTKATILDINTDIIREKLSEGNVVVFAGFQGITENNEITTLGRGGSDTTAVALGAALKADEVEIYTDVDGVYTADPRVVKNPKKLNTISYQEMLEMAASGAKVLHPRAVEIAARYGIKIHLRSSFDDSTGTIVKEKGDESMEQVKIIGITSTKNEGKITLSGVPDKPGIAAKVFSKLAKAKINTDIILQSSSVTKEFNNISYTVSIDDLKEAVEISQELKEELGAEGVSYDANIAKISAIGIGLKTHYETTAEIFDTLAENGINIDMISCSEINVSCIIKEEDVNKAVRALHEKFIEEN from the coding sequence ATGGCATTAATAATACAAAAATATGGAGGAACTTCTGTAGCAGATGCTGTAAGGGTAAAAGAAGTTGCCAAAAGAGTTTTGAAATATAAAAATGAAGGGCACGATGTCATTGTCGTAGTTTCAGCACCGGCAGGTACAACTGATTCTTTAATAAGACGTGCATATGAACTTTCTGAAACACCTAGCAAAAGAGAGCTTGATATGCTTCTAACATCCGGGGAACAGATTTCAATCGCATCTTTGGCAATTGCTATAGAAGATCTTGGTAAAAAAGCTGTTTCATTGAATGCTTTTCAGGTTGATTTTAAAACTACCGACGAACATACTAAAGCTACTATACTTGATATTAACACAGATATTATTAGAGAAAAACTTTCTGAAGGAAACGTTGTAGTTTTTGCAGGTTTTCAAGGAATTACAGAAAACAATGAAATTACCACTCTTGGAAGAGGAGGTTCAGACACTACTGCCGTTGCACTGGGAGCAGCGTTAAAAGCTGATGAAGTGGAAATATACACTGATGTAGACGGAGTTTATACTGCCGATCCTAGAGTTGTAAAAAATCCAAAGAAACTTAATACAATTTCTTATCAGGAAATGCTTGAAATGGCAGCTTCCGGAGCTAAGGTGTTACACCCAAGGGCAGTAGAAATTGCAGCAAGATATGGAATAAAAATTCACTTAAGATCATCATTTGATGATTCAACTGGAACTATAGTTAAAGAAAAAGGAGACGAATCAATGGAACAAGTTAAAATTATAGGAATTACATCAACAAAAAATGAAGGGAAAATTACTCTTTCCGGAGTACCTGATAAACCAGGAATCGCCGCTAAAGTTTTTTCAAAACTTGCAAAAGCTAAAATAAATACAGATATTATCCTTCAAAGTTCAAGCGTTACTAAAGAGTTTAATAACATCTCATATACTGTAAGTATTGATGATTTAAAGGAAGCTGTGGAAATTTCTCAGGAACTGAAGGAAGAATTAGGAGCTGAAGGTGTTTCATACGATGCAAATATAGCTAAAATTTCTGCTATTGGAATAGGATTGAAAACTCATTATGAAACAACTGCAGAAATATTTGATACACTTGCTGAAAATGGTATTAACATAGATATGATTTCATGTTCTGAAATAAATGTTTCATGTATAATAAAAGAAGAAGATGTAAATAAAGCTGTAAGAGCACTTCACGAAAAGTTTATTGAAGAAAATTAA
- the treC gene encoding alpha,alpha-phosphotrehalase, whose product KLDYLKELGVEVLWITPMYKSPQNDNGYDISDYYDIDPNYGTMEDFEEMLAEAHKRGLKIVMDIVVNHSSTENEWFKKSEAGDPEYKDFYIWKDAVDGKEPTNWQSKFGGNAWQYSEKRGQYYLHLFDVTQADLNWENENVRKKVYEMIRFWLNKGVDGFRLDVINLISKDQRFLNDDGSDTRFVPDGRRFYTDGPRIHEFLKEMNREAFGGGELITVGEMSSTSIDNCIKYSNPDEKELSMTFSFHHLKVDYPNGEKWAKAPFDFVELKRIFSKWQIGMYEGNGWNATFWNNHDQPRALSRFGNDKEYHNESAKMLATVLHGLQGTPYIYQGEEFGMTNPYFDNIEKYRDVESTNNYKILLDKGCSEEEAIEILMQKSRDNSRTPVQWNDSENAGFTTGTPWIGVPENYKTINAEASLKDKNSVFYHYKKLIDLRRNEELIVTGKYEDIDLENKNVYAYKRAGENGELIIISNFYGKEVEFELESNGITQLESAKILLSNYETAPEIKNEKFILKPYEAVIFKK is encoded by the coding sequence AAAACTTGATTATCTGAAGGAACTTGGAGTGGAAGTCCTATGGATTACTCCAATGTATAAATCTCCACAAAACGACAATGGATATGATATAAGTGATTACTACGACATTGATCCTAATTATGGAACAATGGAAGATTTTGAAGAAATGCTGGCTGAAGCCCATAAAAGAGGATTGAAAATAGTTATGGATATTGTTGTCAATCATTCTTCCACTGAAAATGAATGGTTTAAAAAGTCTGAAGCAGGAGATCCTGAATATAAGGACTTCTATATATGGAAAGATGCAGTTGACGGGAAAGAGCCTACAAACTGGCAATCAAAATTTGGAGGAAATGCCTGGCAATATTCAGAAAAAAGGGGGCAATACTACTTACACTTGTTCGACGTAACTCAAGCTGACTTAAACTGGGAAAATGAAAATGTGAGAAAGAAAGTATATGAAATGATAAGATTCTGGCTGAATAAAGGAGTGGACGGCTTTAGGCTGGATGTTATAAATCTTATATCAAAAGACCAGAGATTTTTAAATGATGACGGAAGTGATACGAGATTTGTTCCTGACGGAAGAAGATTTTACACAGATGGACCTAGAATACATGAATTTTTAAAGGAAATGAATAGAGAGGCGTTTGGTGGCGGAGAACTTATTACAGTTGGAGAAATGTCATCTACAAGCATTGATAACTGTATAAAATATTCTAATCCTGATGAAAAGGAATTATCAATGACATTTTCATTCCATCATTTGAAAGTTGACTATCCAAATGGAGAAAAATGGGCAAAAGCCCCCTTTGATTTTGTGGAGTTAAAAAGAATATTCTCTAAATGGCAAATTGGAATGTATGAAGGAAACGGATGGAATGCAACTTTCTGGAATAATCACGATCAGCCTAGGGCATTGTCAAGATTTGGAAATGATAAGGAATATCATAATGAGTCGGCTAAAATGCTTGCCACAGTTCTTCATGGACTGCAAGGAACTCCTTATATTTATCAGGGGGAAGAATTTGGAATGACAAATCCATATTTTGATAATATTGAGAAATATCGTGATGTTGAGTCAACTAATAATTATAAAATTTTATTGGATAAAGGCTGTTCTGAAGAAGAAGCCATTGAAATTTTAATGCAGAAATCCAGAGATAATTCCAGAACCCCTGTTCAATGGAATGATTCTGAAAATGCAGGATTTACAACTGGAACTCCATGGATCGGGGTGCCTGAGAATTATAAGACAATTAATGCTGAAGCGTCTTTAAAAGATAAAAATTCAGTGTTCTATCATTATAAAAAATTAATTGATTTAAGAAGAAATGAAGAACTTATAGTGACTGGAAAGTATGAAGACATTGATTTGGAAAATAAAAATGTATATGCTTATAAACGTGCTGGAGAAAATGGAGAATTAATTATAATAAGTAATTTTTATGGAAAAGAAGTAGAATTTGAATTGGAATCTAATGGAATTACACAACTGGAAAGTGCTAAAATTTTATTATCAAACTATGAAACAGCACCTGAAATTAAAAATGAAAAATTTATTTTAAAACCTTATGAAGCGGTTATATTTAAAAAATAA
- a CDS encoding ASCH domain-containing protein — translation MDINQIIETYLNSLSKEERENTHIERYSFGNTPEMEDELAQLVAKGEKKATTSLLALYDPDNERIPEKGDLNIILDSKGNEVCVTRNTRVYSVPFKEVSEKHAFMEGEGDKSLDYWRKVHIKFFEEESEGNFNEDMEVLCEEFELVKI, via the coding sequence ATGGATATAAATCAGATAATTGAAACATATCTGAATTCTTTAAGTAAAGAGGAGAGGGAAAATACTCATATTGAAAGGTATTCTTTTGGAAATACTCCGGAAATGGAAGATGAACTTGCACAGCTTGTAGCGAAAGGTGAGAAAAAGGCAACAACTTCATTGCTTGCTTTATACGATCCTGATAATGAAAGAATTCCTGAAAAAGGTGATTTAAATATAATACTGGATAGCAAAGGAAATGAAGTATGCGTCACAAGAAATACAAGAGTTTATTCAGTTCCATTTAAAGAAGTATCTGAAAAACATGCCTTTATGGAAGGAGAGGGAGATAAGTCCCTTGATTACTGGAGAAAAGTACATATAAAGTTTTTTGAGGAAGAATCAGAAGGAAACTTTAACGAAGATATGGAAGTTTTATGTGAAGAATTTGAGCTTGTTAAGATATAA
- the polA gene encoding DNA polymerase I encodes MKKAVILDTSAIMYRSHFALMGMRNSKGLATGATYGFVNTLEGVLKEFSPDYLVACLDVKRSELKRSAELETYKAHRESMPDDLVAQQEYIMSVLDGYRIPKYKIDGYEADDVMSTLATKFSEDMDEEIEVYVVTGDKDLAQLVNGKINIALLGKGDKKNSLFKYIRTNEDVIEYLGVTPDKIPDLFGLMGDSSDGIPGVSGIGPKTGVELINKYGNLEGLYEHIDEIKGKRKEKLIEDKENAFLSRKLATVYRDIEIEYDKNKLKLENKDLNKLLEIYKTMEFKKFATTIESEIKKSAVSSQNVEVNDTGENSLFGGVANHPHRDNEKTDSEETLKENLTEIKGEITEWSEVTEILSEMDEEIALFGNEFGLAVCDSSKNIVLLNDEKADVTEVYKILSSKRITAYNVKEYMKTGISCEKYFDVMLAWYVLGTESSQDLENIIFSELGVNLEKFEDQFKKRKISEVSNDEKAEFLWKRAFYIKGLEVILEDRLRTEDLHDIFENLENKLVPVLASMENFGIKIDINYFENYKKELQENIEKLEKDIYSLSGETFNIGSPKQLGEILFEKMGIEPVKKTKTGYSTDVEVLEVLALRGIEIAEKLLEYRGFTKLLSTYVEPFPKLADENDRIHTTFNQNGTSTGRLSSANPNIQNIPVRTDEGIKIRKGFISQDGWSLISFDYSQIELRVLAELSKDDNLLLAYKKDKDLHDLTARKIFFKTDEEPVTREERSIAKVINFSILYGKTPFGLSKELKIPVADASQYIKTYFEQYPKVKKFLENILENARKNGFVETLYGTRRYINNINSSNKNLQAQANRMAVNTVVQGTAANIIKKVMIKLYDEFKNNDDIKMLLQVHDELIFEVKDEVSEKYMEKIKEIMEGTIKFEDIKLSANGSLAKNWGLLK; translated from the coding sequence ATGAAAAAAGCAGTTATTCTGGATACAAGTGCTATTATGTACAGAAGTCATTTTGCCCTGATGGGAATGAGAAACTCAAAAGGCTTGGCAACAGGGGCGACTTATGGATTTGTAAATACTCTGGAAGGAGTATTGAAGGAATTTTCTCCTGATTATCTTGTCGCCTGTCTTGATGTAAAAAGAAGCGAGTTAAAAAGATCTGCAGAACTGGAAACATATAAAGCTCACAGGGAAAGTATGCCTGATGACCTTGTGGCACAGCAGGAATACATAATGTCAGTACTTGACGGATATAGAATACCAAAATATAAAATAGATGGCTATGAAGCTGATGACGTCATGTCAACTCTTGCCACAAAATTTTCTGAAGATATGGATGAAGAAATAGAAGTTTATGTTGTAACAGGAGATAAGGATCTGGCACAGCTTGTCAATGGAAAAATAAATATTGCCCTGCTTGGAAAAGGGGATAAAAAGAATTCATTGTTTAAATATATCAGAACAAATGAAGATGTTATTGAATATCTTGGAGTTACCCCTGATAAAATTCCAGATTTATTTGGTCTGATGGGGGATTCTTCAGACGGAATTCCTGGAGTTTCGGGAATAGGACCTAAAACAGGAGTTGAACTGATAAATAAATATGGAAATCTTGAAGGACTTTACGAACATATTGACGAAATAAAGGGGAAAAGAAAGGAAAAACTTATTGAGGATAAGGAAAATGCCTTTTTAAGCAGAAAGCTTGCAACTGTATACAGGGATATAGAAATAGAATATGATAAGAATAAATTAAAGCTTGAAAATAAGGATTTGAATAAGTTACTTGAAATATATAAAACAATGGAATTTAAAAAGTTTGCCACAACGATTGAGAGTGAGATTAAAAAATCTGCTGTTAGTTCACAAAATGTAGAAGTAAATGATACTGGAGAAAATTCATTGTTTGGAGGAGTGGCTAATCATCCGCATAGAGACAATGAAAAAACAGATTCAGAAGAAACTTTGAAGGAAAATCTTACTGAAATCAAGGGAGAAATTACAGAATGGAGTGAGGTTACGGAAATTCTATCTGAAATGGATGAGGAAATAGCATTGTTTGGAAATGAATTTGGTCTTGCAGTGTGTGACAGCAGTAAAAATATCGTTTTATTAAATGATGAAAAAGCAGATGTTACAGAAGTATACAAAATATTAAGTTCAAAAAGAATAACAGCTTATAATGTAAAAGAATATATGAAAACAGGTATCAGCTGTGAAAAGTATTTTGATGTGATGCTGGCATGGTATGTACTTGGAACTGAAAGTTCACAGGATCTTGAAAATATAATTTTTTCTGAATTGGGAGTAAATCTTGAAAAATTTGAGGATCAGTTTAAGAAAAGAAAAATAAGTGAAGTTTCCAATGATGAAAAAGCAGAATTTTTATGGAAAAGAGCCTTTTATATAAAAGGACTGGAAGTAATTCTGGAAGATAGGCTGAGAACGGAAGATTTACATGATATTTTTGAAAATCTGGAAAATAAGCTTGTACCTGTTCTGGCAAGCATGGAAAATTTTGGAATAAAAATTGATATAAATTATTTTGAAAATTATAAAAAGGAATTACAGGAAAATATTGAAAAGCTTGAAAAGGATATTTATTCCCTTTCAGGAGAAACATTTAATATAGGTTCACCAAAACAGCTGGGAGAAATACTGTTTGAAAAAATGGGAATAGAACCTGTCAAAAAAACTAAGACAGGATATTCTACAGATGTGGAAGTTCTGGAGGTTCTGGCATTAAGAGGAATAGAAATAGCCGAAAAACTTCTGGAATACAGAGGATTTACAAAACTTCTTTCAACTTATGTGGAACCATTCCCTAAACTTGCTGATGAAAATGACAGAATTCATACAACATTTAATCAGAACGGAACATCAACAGGAAGACTGTCTTCTGCAAATCCTAACATTCAGAATATTCCTGTAAGAACAGATGAAGGAATAAAAATAAGAAAAGGATTTATTTCGCAGGATGGCTGGAGTTTGATTTCATTTGACTATTCTCAAATTGAGCTGAGAGTTCTGGCTGAACTGTCAAAGGATGACAATCTACTTCTTGCATATAAAAAGGATAAGGATTTACATGACCTTACAGCAAGAAAAATATTTTTCAAGACAGATGAAGAACCTGTAACAAGGGAAGAAAGAAGTATAGCGAAGGTAATAAACTTCAGTATTTTATATGGAAAAACACCTTTTGGCCTTTCAAAGGAGCTCAAAATTCCTGTAGCTGATGCTTCCCAATATATAAAAACATACTTTGAACAATATCCGAAAGTAAAGAAATTCCTTGAAAATATTCTGGAAAATGCAAGAAAGAATGGCTTTGTAGAAACACTTTACGGAACGAGAAGATATATTAACAATATAAATTCAAGCAATAAAAATTTACAGGCACAGGCAAATAGAATGGCAGTAAATACAGTTGTTCAGGGTACAGCTGCAAATATTATAAAAAAGGTTATGATAAAGCTGTATGATGAATTTAAAAATAATGATGATATAAAAATGCTTCTTCAGGTTCACGATGAACTTATTTTTGAAGTAAAAGATGAAGTTTCTGAAAAATATATGGAAAAAATTAAGGAAATAATGGAAGGAACAATAAAGTTTGAAGATATAAAACTGAGTGCAAATGGAAGTTTGGCGAAGAATTGGGGGTTATTGAAATAA
- a CDS encoding PfkB family carbohydrate kinase, translating into MTEREKQIVNLIKENPLITQEEIAAKLNCARTSIAVHISNLMKKGVILGKKYIINEDPYILTIGGTNVDIQGKSYTNVIRYDSNPGMIGISFGGVGKNVAENISRLGISSKLITALGDDFYGNGIREYLKNQNLDISDILFLKNQSTSMYLSILNDDKEMEMAISSMDICKNITPKYLDSIRKRIVNSKIIVLDTNLEEETLRYLAFLRRKPPLILDTVSTKKAIKVKDFIGRFHTIKPNRIEAEILSGISIFSKDDMKRAGDYFLNKGVKKVFISLGSDGVFYMTENEAETIKIPRINPASSTGAGDAFVAGIAYGEYHDYSIREATKIGLGAGILTSLSDKTVSDQMNIKNVENIIKEMEI; encoded by the coding sequence ATGACAGAACGAGAAAAGCAGATTGTTAATCTTATTAAAGAAAATCCTCTTATAACTCAAGAGGAAATTGCTGCCAAATTAAACTGTGCAAGAACTTCTATTGCAGTTCATATCAGCAATCTTATGAAAAAAGGTGTTATTCTTGGAAAGAAATACATCATTAATGAAGACCCTTATATTTTGACAATTGGTGGAACAAATGTCGATATTCAAGGAAAATCTTATACAAACGTTATCCGTTACGACTCAAATCCTGGAATGATAGGTATTTCATTCGGAGGGGTAGGAAAAAATGTTGCAGAAAATATCTCTAGACTAGGGATAAGTTCAAAACTAATAACTGCCCTTGGAGATGATTTTTATGGAAACGGTATTAGAGAATATCTGAAAAACCAGAACCTTGATATCAGTGATATATTATTCCTTAAGAACCAGTCTACTTCAATGTATCTGTCTATTTTAAATGATGATAAAGAAATGGAAATGGCTATTTCTTCTATGGATATTTGTAAAAATATTACACCTAAATATCTGGATTCAATTAGAAAAAGAATAGTTAATTCTAAAATTATCGTGCTTGACACAAATCTGGAGGAAGAAACTCTAAGATATCTGGCATTCCTGAGAAGAAAACCGCCTTTAATACTTGATACTGTTTCTACTAAAAAAGCAATAAAGGTAAAAGATTTTATTGGAAGATTCCATACTATAAAACCTAACAGAATAGAAGCAGAAATACTTTCAGGTATCTCAATATTTTCAAAAGATGACATGAAAAGAGCCGGTGACTACTTCTTAAATAAAGGAGTTAAAAAAGTATTTATTTCATTAGGTTCAGATGGTGTCTTCTACATGACTGAAAATGAAGCTGAAACTATTAAAATTCCTCGTATAAATCCTGCAAGCTCAACAGGTGCCGGAGATGCATTTGTTGCCGGAATTGCATATGGAGAATATCACGATTACAGCATAAGGGAAGCTACAAAGATTGGATTAGGAGCTGGAATCCTTACTTCTTTAAGTGATAAGACAGTAAGTGATCAGATGAATATTAAAAACGTAGAAAATATAATAAAGGAGATGGAAATATAA
- a CDS encoding alpha-amylase family glycosyl hydrolase produces the protein MKKKFEQKWWHKSVVYQIYPKSFNDTTGSGEGDIRGIIEKLDYLKELGV, from the coding sequence ATGAAAAAAAAATTTGAACAGAAGTGGTGGCATAAATCAGTAGTTTATCAAATTTATCCAAAAAGTTTTAATGACACAACTGGAAGTGGAGAAGGGGATATAAGGGGAATTATTGAAAAACTTGATTATCTGAAGGAACTTGGAGTGG
- a CDS encoding AzlC family ABC transporter permease, whose amino-acid sequence MAHNGKLENYLKGLRDGMGIGIAYTPFGITIGLISKNFGMKLFTAIVMSFGLYAGSAQTAFLKMVYELKSTPVEIIVSIFVINLRYTLLNIIMFRQISDKTTLFEKILMGIGLTDEAVAYLTIRKATNAWYVIGVNTMPYILFGVGTIAGSLFGNLIPEVFAASLNFMLYATFLSLLVSSLTSNFKYAEVVITAIGLKLLFMFAPVLKDISKGWTLIIIMITASSLYALRHYKEESEKETVENE is encoded by the coding sequence ATGGCACATAATGGAAAACTGGAAAATTATTTAAAGGGGTTAAGGGATGGAATGGGGATAGGTATTGCCTATACTCCTTTTGGGATAACGATAGGGCTTATTTCAAAAAACTTTGGAATGAAGCTGTTCACAGCCATAGTCATGTCGTTTGGGTTGTATGCAGGAAGTGCACAGACAGCTTTTTTGAAAATGGTGTATGAGCTGAAGTCAACACCAGTCGAAATAATAGTTTCGATTTTTGTAATAAATTTAAGGTACACATTGCTGAATATAATAATGTTCAGGCAGATTTCGGATAAAACAACTTTATTTGAAAAAATATTGATGGGAATAGGACTTACTGATGAAGCTGTTGCATATCTTACAATAAGAAAGGCTACAAATGCGTGGTATGTAATAGGGGTTAATACAATGCCTTATATTCTTTTTGGTGTAGGAACAATTGCAGGATCGCTTTTTGGTAATCTGATTCCGGAAGTTTTTGCGGCAAGTCTGAATTTCATGTTATACGCTACATTTTTAAGTCTTCTTGTAAGTTCATTAACAAGTAATTTCAAATATGCAGAAGTAGTTATTACTGCAATAGGATTAAAGCTGCTTTTCATGTTTGCACCTGTACTTAAGGATATTAGCAAGGGGTGGACTTTAATAATAATTATGATTACAGCAAGTTCGCTGTATGCATTGAGACATTACAAGGAAGAAAGTGAAAAGGAGACAGTAGAAAATGAGTGA